CCAAGCCATACACTTTTCTGTTCCATGCTCATCCTCCCCGGAGAGACAAAACGAAACTATTGTCTGTTGTTTTCAAGCAGTAGGATATGAGGGCCCCGAAAACGGGGCCCTTGAATGATTTGGTCAACAGGCCATCAATCGGGCCCGTTGGATCAATCGATCAGACCAAGCTGCCTGAGATAGGTCTTGTGGCTTTCCACAAGCGCTCCGGCTTCGGGGCTACGGGTTGCCCAGTCATCCCACGCGGCCTGTGCGGCCTTGCGGAAGGCTGCACGATCCTCGTCAGACCACGCGTAAAGGGTCACACCTTTGGCTTGCAGCTCGGCGGCTGCCTCGGTGTTTGCCTTCTCATTGGCCATGGCGATCTGGAAGGAAAGCTTCTGCCACGCTGTGTCCATGATGCGGCGCTGCTGTTCTGTCAGGCCGTCCCAGACATCCTTGTTGCACGCAAGGTGGTCAGAGGGCATCGAGTGGAAGCCCGGATAGTTTGCGTGTTTCACGATGTCATAGAGGCCAAGGCCCACATTGTTCGCAAGGCCAGACGCATCAGCACCGTCGATGATGCCGGTTTCAAGCGCGGTAAAGATTTCGGTGAAATCCATCACGATGGGTGACGCACCCAACTTTTCGAAAATCTCTGTCTCCATGCCCGGAGGCGAACGGAACTTCCAGCCCACCAGATCTTCCGGACCGGCAATCGGCTTGGACGATGCGAACGATTCCTGACCGTAGATGGCCCAACCGATCAGCTGCATACCCTGCGCATTGTAAAGCTCTTGTGCGGCCTCATAGCCATCGCCGTAGTACAGCCAGCTGTACTGCTGCCAGGGCGTGTCATAGCCACCCATGATATCGCCGACAAACTGGAACGCGGGGTTCTTGCCGGTCTGGTAAGCACCACCGGTCGCGTCACAATCGACGATGCCGTTGATCGCTGCGTCGAATGTTTCCGTCGTGGCAACAACCGAAGACGAATAGAACATCTCGATGGTGATGTCGCCGCCCGACATGGTCTGAACGTCGTCAATCCATGTAGCGAGCATTTTGCCAGTGGGGTGCTCGGTTGCATAGTGTGTCTGGATCCGAAGCGTGACCGGATCGGCCAGAGCAGAGGTGGCCATCAGTGCAGCTGCACCTGCCGCCATCAGTGTCGACATATATTTCATGTTTAGTCCTCCCTTGGCGGCTCTCCTCAACCGCCTGTCCAACCTTGGTGCATGGAAACGCACCGTGAAGATGGTATACCATCATGGGGGAACGTAGCGAATGGAAACTCGACAATCAACAATTTTTGGTATACCAAAATTCAATCTCTTCCGAGAGGGTGAGATTTTGCGTTCTGCCACGCATGTTCAGCGCATTTATTGTGCAGGAAATTCGGATGCCTAAAGAAACCCTGGCCGAACAGATTGCCAATCACCTGCGTCGGGACATCCTTCGGGGAAACCGCGCGCCCGGCATGTCAGTCAAAGAACGCGACATTGCTTCGGACATGAATGTGAGCCGGACGCCAATACGTGAAGCGATCCGAATTCTATCCAAGGAAGGTCTGGTCGAGCTGCGGCCTTCGCGCAGCCCGATTGTTGCGCTGTCCGATTTCAAGGAAATCGCCGATCAGACCGAGGTGTTGATTGCACCGGAAAAATTGTCCGCAGAGCTGGCCTGCAAGAACGCGACCGAAGCGGACCTCAAACGCCTTGAAACCATCGTCGCCTACATGGCGGAGCACTATAACTCGATTGACCCGCTGGACATGTTTGAAGTCGACATGTCTTTTCACACGGCCATCGCGGTAGCCTCGGGCAACAAGGCATTGGCCGAGACGCATGGGACTTTTCTAAGGCGGCTGTGGCGTGCGCGATACCTGGCAGCACGGCAACGGCGGAATCGGGAACGCGTGGTCAACCAGCATACGGCAATCCTGGATGCGATGCATGCCCGCGACGGGCAAGCCGCACGCGACGCAATCAACAACCATTTGCAAAACCTGGCCGATGACATCCAATCCGTCATCCAACACGAGATTGCGCACCGAGACAGCTGAGGACGACAGCGGTGAAGCTTTTGCGATATGGCCCCAGGGGCCAGGAAAGATCAGGCGTGCTGGACGTTGTTGAGCAGGTTCGTGATCTGTCCGGCAAAGTCGATGATCTTGCCGGCAACCATGTGTCGCAGCGGTCGTTTCAGTTTGGCCATCAAGCGCCGGCCTTGGCATGAGACCCCCGCGCGTCCTCAAGCCCGGCGATGTGATTGAGATCGAAGTCGAGGGCCTTGGTGGCCGGCGCCAACCGACCGTCATCGCAACATGAGATCACGCAACCAGTATTCGGCGAGGTGCGAAAACCGTTCATGGCACTGACCCCGAACCTCAACGCCTATCTGTATTTCGAAGCTGTTGCACGGCGCGGCACCATCACCCACGCCGCGGAGGAACTGTCGATTTCGCCTTCGGCTGTAAGCCAGCAAGTCAAACTTCTGGAACAGCGGCTGGGGGTAAAACTGTTTCGCCGTGACGGTCGGTTGCTGAGCCTGACGCTGGAAGGGGAACAGCTGTTTCAGGTGTCAACAACAGCGCTAAGAATGCTGCGCGACACCGGACGGCACCTTGGAAAAACCCGTGAAACCCACAGGCTCAACCTGCGGGTGACACCCAGTTTCGGTGTCCGTTGGTTGGCGCCACGGCTTGCAGGGTTTGTTGCTGAACACCCCGATTGGGATCTGCGGGTCGATGCCGCACCCGACCCCACCAATTTCGAACGCGAAGTGATGGACCTCGACATTCGCTATGGCAACGGCGACTGGCAGGGTTTGCATGCCCGGCCAGTGCTTCACGATCATGTCCTGCCCCTGTGCAGCCCCAGGTATCTCTCCGGTTTGAAAGCATCAGACAATCCGGGTGCCCTGCTCGATCAAGCCCGGCTGATCGACAGCGCCAGGGCATTGTGCCAGTGGGATTTCTGGCTCTATCACAATGGTATTGAAACAAGCAGCAACCGCAAATCGATCCTCATGGACAGGTCATCAATTGCGTTGCAGCTGGCCTTGGACGGAGCCGGTATCGTGCTGGAGTCGCTGGCCCTCGCCCTGCCTGAAGTAGCCAACGGCCGGCTTGTTCCGGTCTTGCCCAAACTGCCAGTGCTGACCTTCCCGTCCTATTGGACGATTTGCCCTGCGCGATATCTCAACCGCCGCGCCGTGCATCTGTTCCTCGATTGGCTGGACGGGGAAGTCGATGATCATTCCGCACAGGTTTCACACGTCCTCACAATGCACGACCTGAGCGTCGAAGAACTGAAACTGGACGGTGGTCAACTGACGGGCGCTTGAAACCATATCAGTGAATCAGCGACCCACCATTCACATCCAACTCGGACCCGGTCACATAGGCGGACAGATCCGACGCCAGAAACAACGCGCAGCCGGCCACATCAGATGCTTCGCCCGCGCGCCCCATCGGAATGCCGGCAAGAATCTGGTCCATCATGTCCGGCGTCAGTTTACCCGCTGTGATGTCTGTCGCGATAAACCCGGGACAGATGGCGTTTGACCGTATTCCATCGGGCGCAAGTTCACGGGCCATCGCCTTGGTCAACCCAAGGATACCGGCTTTGGCAGCGGAATAATGTGGTCCGCCAAAGATTCCACCACCACGCTGCGCCGATACCGATGACATGTTGATCAGCTTGCCGGTCTTGCGTTCCCGCATATGCGGGATCACGGTCTGGCTCATGTTCAAGGTGCCAAGCAGGTTCACATCCAGCACCGCATCATAATCCTCATGCGTGATATCCATGATCTTCAATGGCTGTGTGATGCCCGCATTGTTGACCAGAATGTCGATCTGGCCATAGGCCTCGAGCACCACCGCGACGGCAGCTTCGCAATCTGCCTTGCGCGTCACGTCACAGGCCAGACCGATATGACCTTCACCGATATCTGCAGCCGTATCCTCGGCCTGTGCCGCATCCAGATCAAGGATCACGACGCGCGCGCCATGGTCGGCAAAAAGCTGCGCCGTCGCCTTGCCAAGGCCCCGCGGGCTCGCAGCACCGGTAATGATTGCGATTTGTCCGTCCAGAAGTTTCATGACACCATCCTTGTCCGCCGGGTCTTCGACCCGCGTTCAGCTTTCGCGAACCTTACAGCCCGTCAGCGCCTCGTAGGCGCGGATCACGGCGCTGTCGTCTTCCCGGCCCAGCCCCATGCCGCCAGCCCCGACCATCATCTGAAAGGCCTGGGCTGCCAGCGGAACCGGAGCGCCCGCATCCCGTGCGGTCTGAACCACAAGACCAAGGTCCTTGATGAAGATATCGACAGTCGAAGTCGGGGGCGCCGATTCTTGCATCATGCGCGGCACGCGGTCATCCATCATCCAGCTTTGTCCGGCCGAGCTCGACACGATCTCCAGCAGTCTTTGAGGATCACACCCCGCCTTCGTGCCAAACGCCATAAGCTCTGCCGCCGCCACGAGATGCACCCCCGCGGCCAATTGGTGAACCACCTTGTATGTCGCGCCCATGCCCGGCTGGTCGCCCAAACGGTGCACCTTCTTGGAAACAGCGGCGAGCATATCGCCTGCCCGTTCGAAAGCGGCATCAGGGCCGGACGCCATAACCGTGAGCGTTCCACTGTCGGCCCCGACCTGTCCACCGGACACCGGCGCGTCGAGCATCAGATGACCCGCGTCGTTCAGCTGTGCCGCGATCGCGCGGGCCTCAGACGGCGCAACCGTGGACGACAGGACGACAACCGCCCCCGGAGCCAAAGCTGCGGTTACCCCTTCAAACAG
The DNA window shown above is from Hoeflea phototrophica DFL-43 and carries:
- a CDS encoding TRAP transporter substrate-binding protein, which translates into the protein MKYMSTLMAAGAAALMATSALADPVTLRIQTHYATEHPTGKMLATWIDDVQTMSGGDITIEMFYSSSVVATTETFDAAINGIVDCDATGGAYQTGKNPAFQFVGDIMGGYDTPWQQYSWLYYGDGYEAAQELYNAQGMQLIGWAIYGQESFASSKPIAGPEDLVGWKFRSPPGMETEIFEKLGASPIVMDFTEIFTALETGIIDGADASGLANNVGLGLYDIVKHANYPGFHSMPSDHLACNKDVWDGLTEQQRRIMDTAWQKLSFQIAMANEKANTEAAAELQAKGVTLYAWSDEDRAAFRKAAQAAWDDWATRSPEAGALVESHKTYLRQLGLID
- a CDS encoding GntR family transcriptional regulator, producing the protein MGERSEWKLDNQQFLVYQNSISSERVRFCVLPRMFSAFIVQEIRMPKETLAEQIANHLRRDILRGNRAPGMSVKERDIASDMNVSRTPIREAIRILSKEGLVELRPSRSPIVALSDFKEIADQTEVLIAPEKLSAELACKNATEADLKRLETIVAYMAEHYNSIDPLDMFEVDMSFHTAIAVASGNKALAETHGTFLRRLWRARYLAARQRRNRERVVNQHTAILDAMHARDGQAARDAINNHLQNLADDIQSVIQHEIAHRDS
- a CDS encoding LysR substrate-binding domain-containing protein, yielding MALTPNLNAYLYFEAVARRGTITHAAEELSISPSAVSQQVKLLEQRLGVKLFRRDGRLLSLTLEGEQLFQVSTTALRMLRDTGRHLGKTRETHRLNLRVTPSFGVRWLAPRLAGFVAEHPDWDLRVDAAPDPTNFEREVMDLDIRYGNGDWQGLHARPVLHDHVLPLCSPRYLSGLKASDNPGALLDQARLIDSARALCQWDFWLYHNGIETSSNRKSILMDRSSIALQLALDGAGIVLESLALALPEVANGRLVPVLPKLPVLTFPSYWTICPARYLNRRAVHLFLDWLDGEVDDHSAQVSHVLTMHDLSVEELKLDGGQLTGA
- a CDS encoding SDR family NAD(P)-dependent oxidoreductase, whose protein sequence is MKLLDGQIAIITGAASPRGLGKATAQLFADHGARVVILDLDAAQAEDTAADIGEGHIGLACDVTRKADCEAAVAVVLEAYGQIDILVNNAGITQPLKIMDITHEDYDAVLDVNLLGTLNMSQTVIPHMRERKTGKLINMSSVSAQRGGGIFGGPHYSAAKAGILGLTKAMARELAPDGIRSNAICPGFIATDITAGKLTPDMMDQILAGIPMGRAGEASDVAGCALFLASDLSAYVTGSELDVNGGSLIH
- a CDS encoding NAD(P)-dependent oxidoreductase, which translates into the protein MADAAIVGLGMMGQGMARNIMSAGIALRGFDLSAVARARFVEAGGKTGESAPEVAAGCDLLLVMVATAAQAEAALFEGVTAALAPGAVVVLSSTVAPSEARAIAAQLNDAGHLMLDAPVSGGQVGADSGTLTVMASGPDAAFERAGDMLAAVSKKVHRLGDQPGMGATYKVVHQLAAGVHLVAAAELMAFGTKAGCDPQRLLEIVSSSAGQSWMMDDRVPRMMQESAPPTSTVDIFIKDLGLVVQTARDAGAPVPLAAQAFQMMVGAGGMGLGREDDSAVIRAYEALTGCKVRES